In Candidatus Omnitrophota bacterium, the DNA window GCAAGATGCTTGTGTTCTTCGGTGTCGTTACGATCTTTCTAGGATTACTTTTTATGTTAGCAGGAAAGATCCCCTATCTGGGAAAACTTCCGGGTGATATTGCAATCCACACAAAGAGATTCCATTTTTACTTTCCGATAGTAACTTCTTTAATAATTAGCTTATTGCTTACAATTATTATAAACGTAATCTTTAGGCATAAATAACATAGCTGGGGAGAAAAATATAACCATGAGGAAGATTGCGATAATCATACTGGCGTTAGTTTTGTTGCCTGCGGTGATTAGTCTGGCTGGGCCGGTGAGTATCAATTTAGACAGCAGGCTTCAGAATAGCCCTCCTGCGCCAAGGCTAAGATATCCCATTAACGACACGGTTATTTTGCCCACAAACCAGCCTTTAGAGTTCAGGTGGTGGAGTGATTTTACACAAACAAGTGGGTATATCTTTAAGCTCTATAAAGGTTATAATATGTCTGCCGCGAACCTGATTCTTAAAGAAGAGTTGCCGCCTAAGGCGTCTTCAATTAAAATTAAGCCGGAGTTATTAAATGCCGGCCAGGTTTATACCTGGTCTTTAGTCCGGATTTCCTTCAGCGGGTCTAAAAGCGATAAAAGTTTTAACTCTTTTAAGGTGATTAGAAAATAATGGGTAAGATCAAGCTGGATTTACATGATATCTATAATGTTGGCAAGCAGATTGATTCTGAGTTAAGAAGAGTAATTGAAGAAGCGGTAAGCAAAAGGATTACCGAAGTTGAGATCATTCCAGGCAAAGGAAGCGGCCAGTTAAAGAAAAGCGTGTTGCGTTTTCTCGAACAGCCGGAGATTAAGAAGCTTTATCACCGGATAGAGAAGGATGATAAGAATTTTGGAAGGATTTTTGTGCGTTTTAGATTCTAAAAGCTGATAGAAAGCTAGAAAATAAAGGGGACGGTTATGATCCTGGGTATTTTTGGGTTGACAATAATATCGATAGGGGTAAAATGAAAATGATTGAGATTGCTAAAATAAAGAGATATAATATATTTAATAAGGAGGTGCAAGATGATGGATTGGAGATTGTTCGGACAGATCGCGTTGTTGATAATCATCTTTGTTTTTGCTAAATCATTTGTGAAGTGCATGCATGATAATTTTTGCATGAAATGTAAGAAATAAATAGTTGCGGTTTACCTCTAATCCCAGGCTCCAAAAGAGCTTGGGATTTTTGGTTTACAGGGAGGCCGGGGTTTTTTTGGGGTTGACAAGGATTTTAAGAGGTGTAAAATAATTTCAATAAGCAG includes these proteins:
- a CDS encoding DUF2905 domain-containing protein, with the translated sequence MFSLESIGKMLVFFGVVTIFLGLLFMLAGKIPYLGKLPGDIAIHTKRFHFYFPIVTSLIISLLLTIIINVIFRHK
- a CDS encoding Smr/MutS family protein, whose product is MGKIKLDLHDIYNVGKQIDSELRRVIEEAVSKRITEVEIIPGKGSGQLKKSVLRFLEQPEIKKLYHRIEKDDKNFGRIFVRFRF